The genomic DNA CAGTGTCATGTGAAGTAAAGAATAGAAGAACATTGTATTTGCCCACTGCCGCTGTTCCATTTTACGTCTTCCGTAGATGCTCAAAACGAGCCATCCTGCACTGAGTACAAGGCCGATCGTCATAAGGGTGATGCTCACCGGCATAAGAAGGAGACTGGCCAATGCCAACACCACAAGATACACATTGGTTTGAATGACAGTGCGCTTGAATCCTTTCACCACTGGCAGCATTGGTACGTTAGCTGCTTTATAATCATCATGCTTCCTGATGGCAATGGCATAGAAATGCGGCATCTGCCAAATCATACTAATGACGAAAAGGCTGATAATGGCCGGATGATCGATGGAAGAATGGACGGCCGTCCACCCGATGAGGACGGGCATCGCACCGGATATACTTCCAATCTCCGTATTATAGATCGTCCGTCTCTTGCTCCACATCGTATAGGGAACGACGTAGAAGAAAAGACCGAGTAAACCGAATAAAGCGGCCATCGGTGTCGTGAGTGCCAAAAGGAGCAACCCTACCAGGGCCATGCTGATGGCGATCCACAAAACGGTCATCGGCTGGATATCACCTGTGACGGTCGGACGGCTCTTCGTCCGCTCCATGAGGCTATCGATATCCCGGTCATAGAGATTATTGAAAGCACCGGCAGCACCGATCACAAGGGCAGATCCGAGGACGGCCAGAATGATATTGGGCAGGTTCTCAACCAGATTCAAATCGAACATGTAGAGTGCCAGTGTCAATCCGGCGACCATTGGAATCAGGTTGGATTTGATGATGCCGGTCTTGATGGTTTGGGTCAAGACCTCACTATATGCGCGTTTCGTTGGTAAAACGTGCTCTTGAGTTTTCATTATTATCATCTCGCTTAGCTGGATTCTATGAAGATAGTAATTCGGTTTGCACATACCGAAAAGAATATATATACTATATGGTATATTAATAGTATATTCGTAAACTGTCAAGAAATCAGGAGGACATCATGAACAGAAGAATGACGCAAGAGGAAAGAAGGAACGAGACACGGCAAGCACTTCTGGGCGCAGCAGTGGAATTATTTGCACAAATGGGCTTCCACGGGGCTTCCATTGATAAGATCTCTGAAAAAGCAGGATACAGCAAAGGTGCATTTTATGCCCATTTTGATTCTAAGGAAAACCTATTCCTCATACTCCTTCAGCAGCAGATGGAGGGATATGTCCACGACATTGAATCGATCCTAAATCAACAAGAGTCCATTGAAGACTTTGTGACAGCCATGAATCACTACTATGAACAACGCAAATTCCTCGAACAATCGTCCTGTTTGCTAAACATAGAGTTCCTACTTTACGCCATGAGGGATCCATCCGTAAAGGAAAAGTGGTCTGACCTCATCCAGGCCTCAGTCGATCAGATTGCTTCAGGAATCGAAAAGCTTCTTGGGAGTGTACATCCTTCTAAAGAGCTGACGCCGGAAGAACTTGCCTGGGCCATTTTGTCACTGGAGAATGGGATATCCATCTATTCCTTCATCCGTCAAGATCAGGTGCCATACAGACTATACGAAAAAACATTGAAAGACCTCTTAATCTGTTAAAATATGTGTCACTATTCATTGAACACTATTCATTATACCAGCTGTACATACAGAGAGAGCGATCTGGATGTGACATTTCTCTAAACAATCGAATCTACCATCTTTGGAGGGAATCATGGAAAAATGGATTATTGAAAGCATGGAGCAATACGGTTACCTTGGGATCTTTTTATTGGTGGCACTTGAAAATATCTTCCCACCCATCCCTTCTGAGATCATCCTGACGTTCGGAGGAT from Rossellomorea marisflavi includes the following:
- the cyoE gene encoding heme o synthase, whose product is MKTQEHVLPTKRAYSEVLTQTIKTGIIKSNLIPMVAGLTLALYMFDLNLVENLPNIILAVLGSALVIGAAGAFNNLYDRDIDSLMERTKSRPTVTGDIQPMTVLWIAISMALVGLLLLALTTPMAALFGLLGLFFYVVPYTMWSKRRTIYNTEIGSISGAMPVLIGWTAVHSSIDHPAIISLFVISMIWQMPHFYAIAIRKHDDYKAANVPMLPVVKGFKRTVIQTNVYLVVLALASLLLMPVSITLMTIGLVLSAGWLVLSIYGRRKMEQRQWANTMFFYSLLHMTLLFSAVIVFSLLGIIF
- a CDS encoding TetR/AcrR family transcriptional regulator — encoded protein: MNRRMTQEERRNETRQALLGAAVELFAQMGFHGASIDKISEKAGYSKGAFYAHFDSKENLFLILLQQQMEGYVHDIESILNQQESIEDFVTAMNHYYEQRKFLEQSSCLLNIEFLLYAMRDPSVKEKWSDLIQASVDQIASGIEKLLGSVHPSKELTPEELAWAILSLENGISIYSFIRQDQVPYRLYEKTLKDLLIC